One genomic segment of Apostichopus japonicus isolate 1M-3 chromosome 23, ASM3797524v1, whole genome shotgun sequence includes these proteins:
- the LOC139964920 gene encoding cytochrome P450 2D6-like isoform X2, producing MVFEDVQKLWDLRSLLIACTTFAMAKVTIQWWRPWLTNLPPGPLGIPFLGAAPYILMSKNSPQETFLQWSKTYGKIFSLRAGKRILVVLNDYDLIYKALHHPCLQNRPTQTVEAIHKSTGSTHGVTTANGVFWKDQRKFMHKNLGELGINKSQFEDSIQSEVSNLINEMCSLKGEAFAPSRLLTTAVSNIICSIAFDKRYSYSDPEFRRLLDIIAIISGFPVSASALGTIPALRHIPFGPHAKYIRCFKDFHDTLDGIIAYRKEKGLYQSGQVSSLLDAYLLELENQAQGKGILQIPIQVNTVYSNIGALFFAGSETIVTTLCWALIFLIRNPRVQAKCHAELDQVIGRDRNPRLGDRERLPYIEAVIAEVLRLGDTTPVGVPHSASCDIQFHGYTIPEKAMIIPNLHAIMYDETYWENPMEFVPERFLNQDGHFVKSSKLIPFGTGPRKCIGEQLGQMELFLFISTLLQHFVIKLPPGEAMPSRDGTTGVTFKPLPYKVCTEPRLT from the exons ATGGTCTTTGAGGATGTGCAGAAGCTCTGGGACTTGAGAAGCCTGCTGATAGCATGTACCACATTTGCCATGGCCAAGGTGACCATCCAGTGGTGGAGGCCATGGTTGACCAACCTCCCTCCTGGCCCTCTGGGTATCCCCTTCCTCGGTGCTGCTCCTTACATTCTTATGTCGAAGAACTCACCGCAGGAGACTTTCCTACAGTGGTCTAAAACTTATGGTAAAATATTCAGCCTGCGAGCCGGAAAGAGGATCTTGGTGGTCTTGAACGATTATGATCTGATTTACAAAGCTCTGCATCACCCGTGCCTTCAAAACCGTCCCACGCAGACCGTTGAAGCTATACACAAGTCAACTGGATCTACACACG GTGTCACTACAGCCAATGGGGTCTTCTGGAAAGACCAGAGGAAATTCATGCACAAGAACTTAGGAGAACTGGGAATAAACAAATCGCAGTTTGAAGACAGTATCCAGTCGGAAGTTTCGAACCTCATCAATGAGATGTGCAGTTTGAAGGGAGAGGCATTTGCTCCGTCCAGGCTCTTGACAACTGCAGTATCCAACATCATTTGCAGCATCGCCTTTGATAAACGTTACTCATATTCCGATCCCGAGTTCCGCCGTCTCCTGGACATCATTGCCATCATTTCTGGTTTCCCCGTCTCGGCCTCTGCGTTAGGTACCATCCCTGCTCTCAGACACATCCCCTTTGGTCCCCATGCCAAATATATCAGATGCTTCAAGGACTTTCACGATACTCTCGATGGCATCATCGCATACCGCAAAGAGAAAGGTCTGTACCAGAGTGGTCAAGTGTCTTCACTCCTAGATGCATATCTGTTGGAGCTGGAGAACCAAGCGCAAGGCAAAGGTATCCTGCAGATACCCATCCAGGTCAATACAGTCTACTCCAACATCGGAGCACTCTTCTTCGCCGGTTCGGAAACCATAGTAACTACCCTCTGTTGGGCTCTCATTTTCTTGATTCGAAATCCACGAGTCCAGGCCAAATGCCATGCAGAATTAGACCAAGTGATTGGGCGCGACAGAAACCCTCGGCTGGGTGACAGAGAGCGCCTACCTTATATAGAAGCTGTGATCGCAGAGGTCCTAAGGCTGGGCGACACCACCCCTGTTGGAGTACCTCATTCAGCCAGCTGTGACATTCAGTTCCATGGTTACACCATTCCTGAGAAAGCCATGATCATTCCCAACTTACATGCCATCATGTATGATGAAACTTATTGGGAAAATCCAATGGAATTTGTACCTGAGAGATTCCTGAACCAGGATGGACATTTTGTCAAATCATCAAAACTCATCCCATTTGGCACAG GGCCAAGAAAATGCATTGGTGAACAGCTAGGTCAGATGGagttatttctttttatttccacATTGCTTCAACATTTTGTAATCAAGTTACCTCCTGGTGAAGCCATGCCATCCAGGGATGGTACCACTGGTGTCACCTTCAAGCCGCTCCCATATAAAGTGTGCACGGAGCCAAGACTGACATGA
- the LOC139964920 gene encoding cytochrome P450 2D6-like isoform X1 gives MFFPVTVYLLNSYQLRKKMVFEDVQKLWDLRSLLIACTTFAMAKVTIQWWRPWLTNLPPGPLGIPFLGAAPYILMSKNSPQETFLQWSKTYGKIFSLRAGKRILVVLNDYDLIYKALHHPCLQNRPTQTVEAIHKSTGSTHGVTTANGVFWKDQRKFMHKNLGELGINKSQFEDSIQSEVSNLINEMCSLKGEAFAPSRLLTTAVSNIICSIAFDKRYSYSDPEFRRLLDIIAIISGFPVSASALGTIPALRHIPFGPHAKYIRCFKDFHDTLDGIIAYRKEKGLYQSGQVSSLLDAYLLELENQAQGKGILQIPIQVNTVYSNIGALFFAGSETIVTTLCWALIFLIRNPRVQAKCHAELDQVIGRDRNPRLGDRERLPYIEAVIAEVLRLGDTTPVGVPHSASCDIQFHGYTIPEKAMIIPNLHAIMYDETYWENPMEFVPERFLNQDGHFVKSSKLIPFGTGPRKCIGEQLGQMELFLFISTLLQHFVIKLPPGEAMPSRDGTTGVTFKPLPYKVCTEPRLT, from the exons ATGTTTTTCCCAGTGACTGTTTATCT CCTTAACAGCTATCAACTGCGAAAAAAAATGGTCTTTGAGGATGTGCAGAAGCTCTGGGACTTGAGAAGCCTGCTGATAGCATGTACCACATTTGCCATGGCCAAGGTGACCATCCAGTGGTGGAGGCCATGGTTGACCAACCTCCCTCCTGGCCCTCTGGGTATCCCCTTCCTCGGTGCTGCTCCTTACATTCTTATGTCGAAGAACTCACCGCAGGAGACTTTCCTACAGTGGTCTAAAACTTATGGTAAAATATTCAGCCTGCGAGCCGGAAAGAGGATCTTGGTGGTCTTGAACGATTATGATCTGATTTACAAAGCTCTGCATCACCCGTGCCTTCAAAACCGTCCCACGCAGACCGTTGAAGCTATACACAAGTCAACTGGATCTACACACG GTGTCACTACAGCCAATGGGGTCTTCTGGAAAGACCAGAGGAAATTCATGCACAAGAACTTAGGAGAACTGGGAATAAACAAATCGCAGTTTGAAGACAGTATCCAGTCGGAAGTTTCGAACCTCATCAATGAGATGTGCAGTTTGAAGGGAGAGGCATTTGCTCCGTCCAGGCTCTTGACAACTGCAGTATCCAACATCATTTGCAGCATCGCCTTTGATAAACGTTACTCATATTCCGATCCCGAGTTCCGCCGTCTCCTGGACATCATTGCCATCATTTCTGGTTTCCCCGTCTCGGCCTCTGCGTTAGGTACCATCCCTGCTCTCAGACACATCCCCTTTGGTCCCCATGCCAAATATATCAGATGCTTCAAGGACTTTCACGATACTCTCGATGGCATCATCGCATACCGCAAAGAGAAAGGTCTGTACCAGAGTGGTCAAGTGTCTTCACTCCTAGATGCATATCTGTTGGAGCTGGAGAACCAAGCGCAAGGCAAAGGTATCCTGCAGATACCCATCCAGGTCAATACAGTCTACTCCAACATCGGAGCACTCTTCTTCGCCGGTTCGGAAACCATAGTAACTACCCTCTGTTGGGCTCTCATTTTCTTGATTCGAAATCCACGAGTCCAGGCCAAATGCCATGCAGAATTAGACCAAGTGATTGGGCGCGACAGAAACCCTCGGCTGGGTGACAGAGAGCGCCTACCTTATATAGAAGCTGTGATCGCAGAGGTCCTAAGGCTGGGCGACACCACCCCTGTTGGAGTACCTCATTCAGCCAGCTGTGACATTCAGTTCCATGGTTACACCATTCCTGAGAAAGCCATGATCATTCCCAACTTACATGCCATCATGTATGATGAAACTTATTGGGAAAATCCAATGGAATTTGTACCTGAGAGATTCCTGAACCAGGATGGACATTTTGTCAAATCATCAAAACTCATCCCATTTGGCACAG GGCCAAGAAAATGCATTGGTGAACAGCTAGGTCAGATGGagttatttctttttatttccacATTGCTTCAACATTTTGTAATCAAGTTACCTCCTGGTGAAGCCATGCCATCCAGGGATGGTACCACTGGTGTCACCTTCAAGCCGCTCCCATATAAAGTGTGCACGGAGCCAAGACTGACATGA